The genomic region CATAGCACCAGGAAAATGCGACTCCCAGCGCGAGGGACAGTTCAGGAGGAGGGGGCGTTCTCCAGCAAGGGCGGCCCATCCCGATGCATCGATGGGTGCGTGTGCTCCCTTTTGTAAGTTTTTGGAGGAAGCTTTGGGATATGTTGAGAAGTGCTTTGTCGTGGAGGAATGGGTGGTCCAGCAACAGAAGGGAGGTCCACATCCTGCGGTATCAAAGGCGGTGATGGCAGGTGCCTCCGTGCTACATGTGGAGAAGGTGTCTGGGGGGGAGGGGGCGTGAAGGGAGAGGGGCTGTTTGGGAAAAAGGTGTTACCAAGTTCGCTTTTTCTCCCCAGGGGTGGAGGCTGGAGGTGTAGTGGTGAGCTAGAGAAAACATCTGGAGTTCGCACAGGTTCCCGTGGCGGTAACTCGGGAGGGTTGGCAGGGGTAACACAGGAGTCAGAGATGCAGGTCCGATCAGGCACCGAGTACCTTGGAGAATACACTTTAGAGGTTGGCTGCCTAGGAGGGATTGCTGGTGGGTTGTCCAGGTGTGCAGAAGTGATCTGAGGTACACAAACACTTTGGTCAGTAAAATTCCAGAGTGGCAGCAAAGCACAGGACCCTGCTGTCAAACAGAAGccccctcctgcactgcagatTGCTCTTAGCCGGTCTGCAGCAACAGACGAGTGAACAGCCAAGGATGGAAGGAATGAAGATGCACAGAGAGGGACAAGGGAAAGGCAAAGAATGGTCAAAGGAACAATTTCCATGCTAGTTCCAGGTCTGCTTGTTGGGGAGGTTTGGATATCTTCCAACACTTCCCCAGTAAAAAGCACTTGGAATGGGCTAACACGCCAGGAATTTCTTCAAGAAAACTAGAAAAAGGGAGAGGCTGATGATGctgaacagggaaaaaaataagctaTGCTCAGAAGATGGAGTTAAGTAGTCAGAACTATGGAAGTGAGCAGCTCCCAAGTTGCAGACCATACTGACAGGATAACTGATATCCAACACCGTATCACGTACACAAtgatttgaaatatattttggtaGGATTTCAGATACATTTTGGTGATGTGTCAACTTCTGCTGACTGGCAAAACAGTTGCATGTAGTCTGAAAATAACTGCTGAAGAGCCACTTATAAGCTCTCTTCAAAGACATATCTGCTCTGAAGTAATTTTGTGTAGGATTTTCAAATCTGAAGTCACAAATGAGCTTCCACTGAAATCAGGTGAAATTTGACAGTGTCTGCAACAAAGGCTGGATCAGATCCCAGTTGCCAGacaaatgcaaaaggaaaatgtagGAATGCCTTAAGCAGGCAGGCAGACAGGATGGGTAAAGCAAGCACTTGAGCACCACAACATCAGGATCAAATATTCTGGTGAAACTTTCCAGAGGACTGAGTTGTGTACAGCACTTTCCATCATTACTGTTCATCAGTTCTTACTCTTATTCATATTTCCTAAACCTATAGTCTGGAATAATTAATCCCAGATGGAAACACCTGCCTGAAGCCCCAAGTTCTCACAGGCAATGTAAGGGCCTGAGCATAGCACATCAGTAGATGAGACATTTCTAACCCTAAATTTAGGTCCCATCTATTTTCATTTGTCTGAGATCAAGACAGTGAGGTAGAGCTGTGAAGGCCTGAAATACATGGCTGCTTACTCTTTCACAtacagttcttaaaaaaataaatgtactaTCTTTGAGAGTTACTTTTCTATCATaccctgtccttcttctcccagaaaaacaaatgacCTTTTTTCTGCTTACTTACTTTTGATGGGGAGGATTCAGCTGGGGCAGATTCTGGTCTTCTTCGtggaggaacaggaggagggacaggagcatcATCTGAAGTTTTGGTAAAGTTTATGGATGACACAGAAGCAGATCCTAAGGGacataaaaaaaccctgtaGATAATTATGAATTTTTGGCTCAATATTGCTGCCAATTGAGGTGCCAtaaataataaagcaattgcTCATAAAAAGCATCATGAATCAAGAAGTGGCAAATAAAGACAACGAAACAAGCCTCTAACTTGCAGCTGCCAGAGAAACTGCTTTTCTGAATGCAAAGATCTCTGTGGCCATCAGCTCCTGAACTTTCTTAAGTAATCCTTGAGACCAAAACCACACCACAAACTTGTTCTTATATCACAATATCACTAAAATAATATCCTGAACCTGCAGCCAATGGACCCAACAACAAAGAAATCCTTTCTCCAGAGGCTTTCCAAAGACCTGGCTTGGACACTCAGCAATGGCACAGATCTGCTAAGGAACTTCTGCCGTTAGGAAGTAATTTCACCTCCCTGTGGCAACCAGCTGAACACAGGAGTAACCTCTGAAAACCCTTGTATGTGAAAGGAGCCTACATCCATTATTAAATATTGAGGACACACCATAAAATATGAGCTTCCTTGGATGTTGGAAAATACAtccaaggagaaaaagaggTGTGGATAGATCCTGATGGATTTAAAGCAAGCAAATACTGATTTTAACTTCTGCAGGAATACCATCCACGTACACAGAAATCAGTTCCgaactgcaggcagcagaataAGGCACCTACAAACAATTCATTTTTTATTCTCAATGTTTACCATCAGATACTCACCAAATACATTCACACAAATACATATGGCACCAAATCCCCCAAGTTTGCTTGGGACATATATGGGCCCTAGAGATTACCTCTGCCTTCAGTTTTGAAGGTCCTCCAAAGACTTGTATCAGTCCCTATGTAACACATCTAATTCTGTTCAGTTTCTCCTTTAcaataaaaacttttaaagaaaaagtgagTAAGAAACATTGAAAGTTTTTGATGCTGCAAGGAGACAAAAGCAATGATTTTTACAGTCACTTGAGAAGGCTAGACCTGATTTCCCCTGCCTAGCACCACAAAATGTGAGTGGCACGTGCTGTGAGCACCTACGTGTATGGAAAGGGCTGGAGGGGTCTGAGTCGAAGACGCTGCAGGCGTCGGTGGTGCTGGACGTGGCGGAGGCAGGGGGTGGGGTCAGCGGGGTCCGCGGCGAGTTGGGCGCCGACGCCGTCGCTTCCGTCTCGCTCTCGGGGATGCGGCTGTAGCTGATTTTccttggctcctgctgcaggggcgTGGGATGCCTCATGGTGCCTGGCCTTGGATTAGAGGGACGAACACCTGGGGACTTGAGAGGGTAGCTGTACTTCTTGGgctgaaatgacagaaaatatcAACCAAAATCAAAAGGCTGTGGAATCGCTTAAATGTAGCTTTGTAGTTATGAAGTCAGAGATCTGAAATTACTTCTGCCATTTATGAAAGACAAAGGTAAGcacttttggaaaaataaatgcaaaaattgaATACTAACAAATCTTGGAGGAGGCTTGACATTTCGTGGCTCTATCTCCAGTGACTTGTTGAAGAGATAATCTGTAAATTCTGTCTCCACGCTGTTTCCCATTGGATTCAGGTTTTCAAAAAATCTCTGCAATACATGAAGGCAGACAACTTGTCAGCTAAGATGCTTTTTAATACTGCTTGTTTCTACAGCACAAATGATCCCAGCTGttcaagaaaagagagaaaatgctgGAGTCAGAGGTAATGACAGACTTAAGCTATTAAATCTGCTTGTCACTAGGCCTTTTCTGGACATGGCTACTGCTATGCTTGGCCTGAAAACCAGCTGTGCAAGTACCCTAaatgctctctgcagtgcaaagTCAGACCAGGTTTGCCCAAACACTTCCAGAAAAAGCTGCAAACAATCCAACTTTACAGTGATGCATGGAAGACTGCTCCCATAATGCATTCTGTCAAAGCCTGAggagaacaaataaaaaaaaccttgcaGAATCTCTTAAGATAACCTGTCCTGTGACTCTCTGAAAGCACACATCACAAAAGatgtcaagaaaaaaagaaaaaaggaagaaaggaaagcaacCAGAGAAGACACTGCTTAGACAACACCTCAGACCAAGGAAAACAAGTACcatgagaaggaaagaaagatgtGAGTATCATCTCCATCAATATATAAACATAAACACAGTGCTATCAGGTAAACATGGAACATAAAGGCAGTGtaacagaggaggaaaagacaACTGGGCAAATAATTGCAACTGAGTGAAGGACAATGAGAATCTGCCAGTTTCAGTTCCTGTCTAACACTGATCAATAAGAAGATCTACCAATGTCCCAACAgatgagaaaaatgaaacaaacccaAGAAACTGCAAGCATTGAGCTTTCTGCCCTTTCTTACACTGAGACCCAAGAGAGGTTTTATGACAGGTCCTCTGCTCATCTCTGATTCAGTCAGACCAAATCTATGTGAATTCAGTCTGTCCTTATGGACTGTCAGCTAACAAAATCACCACAGAAGGAAATTGTGTCACTTACCCTGATGTCAAATTCCACTCTTAAACAATATGGCTGGTTCTGGTACTGCTGGATTTCCCCTGTTATCTCAGCTACCTTCCTTCTCTTGCTGAAGTTTATAAGGTCTTTCCCATGGCGCTTGAGAAATTCAGGATTGCcttcttctgttttcaaaatgttgGTTAAGTAAATCCCTAAACAACAACAGAAGAGGTTTTCAACACAGAGTACAAAACAAGGAGGAAGTCAGGACTGGAATGCAAGGAAttcttaaattaatttgtgCACTGCAATTATTTAGAAAACCCTTTGTTAGGGTCAACAAGAGAATTGCACCTCACCTTCCAACAAGGGcaacaatttaaatattttaacatgcCTTTTCCAGAAAGATGCCTTTTTGCCTCAAAGTCCCAAAGTCTGTGCACCTTTCTATGGTTTAGGAAGCTCATACAACTGAACACTACAAGGGGACACTGAACAGGAATGCTTTCTCTTAACTCCTCTTCTCCATTAGATATCGCAGCTAAActccaaaaattattttcaagttttatCTCGGTTTCATAATTGCATCAAATAATTTGAAGATTAGGAAGTAAAAAGTGCTCTCCACTTCATAGATCATGTGTCTGGAATTGTCATTATTACTTGACAGAAATAACTAAAGCTATTCATGTGATCCTGCTAACCTCTACTCATCTCTGAAGCAGGACAGAAGGTTTCTTAGTTGATCTTATCTTTctttgcagagctctggagTATATCTTTCCCCAATCTGTAAAAGGCCAAAAAAcactattttctttcagttttggCTTGAAGCCTATGTTGGACAAGTGCACTGTCCAGACTTGGAACTGATCTGTAGCAAACATTTAAGTGGATGCTTAAGAACAGGAGTGACATGTGCTTAGCATCACAATCTGCTTAATGTCAGCAATCcacttcaaagaaaaactgttAAATCTGATGATAAAGAGGATGCTTGCTTTCCAAACTCTGTTCCTACAGAAATTAGACTTTTTAATAGAAATGAAACTCTAACTGTATTTCTTGGCACCCTTGATGAGGAAGAggacctttctttttctcccagtcAATGGCAATAATATTTCTAATGTGACCACCTTCTATTGAGAGTATATCTGGTTGTAACAGTTCAAACCACACTGTAAACCACACAAAGTAAAAATCAGCAAATATGGATATTGCATCAAATAGGATATTGCAGACATACTTATTTTTACTGCAAACAGTATCTTCCTTGAATAGTcgctttagggtttttttcacatattCATGTCTGGGCACCTAAAATTCCAACCCATCTGTCCTGTTAAAATTGACTTTTCTTTCTATTGTTCATACTCTGTTTAGTCCCTTAGCTCAATACTTTCCAAATGTTAATGTGGGACATGGCTCATCCAAACCACAGGTACTCACCAAAAAAAGGCACACAAGGAGGATTAATGGACCTGAGTTTTGCCAAGTATTTCTTATAATGGTCCTCACTCAGCTCATAGGCTTCTTCTAAGATCTTCTTCTGGCGACTTGGAATTTGCTTAAAAGAGAGATCAAACAGGTGGTTTGGAAAGAGAAGATAAAGGCATGGCCCAGCAACAGTACTGAGAGTATGGTCTCCCACTGGCACTTGAATCAGGGACCATGAGGACACTGCCCCACCATCCTGAGATGCCTTGCTTAAGTGGGGGTGGATTTCTTGCTTCTGAAACCAAGGAAAAAccctctctcttccaccctggTTGATTCATTTCTTGGGGGATTTACTTTCCTTGCTCCTTGGAAGCAAATGCTTACTGACAAGACAGGCTTTCAGTGCAGCCAAGGTACCCTGCATGACACTGCCATAGCAAAAGTGGAAAACATTTCACTGTACCTCAAATGTGTGATCCAACCTATAAACTGCTGCGGAGTTCATAGCACTGACAATCTCAAGGACACCATTAAAGTTGTTTAGCTCTTGAAAAACTTGCAGGATCTCAATTATCCGGCTCACTACAATTACTCTCTCCTCTAGGTTTTCTGTTTCTACAATGCATCTAAATACACAAGAACATTGGGGTTTGTATTAAAGCACTGATGAGGTTTCCAAAGTCAAATATTAACTTGTAACACAAACAAATAGGATTTTATCAAATTACTTGAGGTAGTTCTGAAAATGTCTTAAAGATTTGAAAATATTCTAAGAATACAAAGCTTGAGACCACTATGTTAAATTTCTCACAGGGACCAGTTTTAGCATCTAAACACCAAAACAGGAATTCTCCTAGAACAGAATTTTTCACAGCATACTTGTGAATGGTCTGTAAATGTCCCAGTATGGAGCAGGTGCAGATTCAGGAAAGTCACTTACTTTTCAAACCACAGAGTTAGGTTAGTTGTATGCCTTATCATTTTAAGAAGGTTGggagaattaatttctttatcttCCTTTGTCCACACACTTCCAACTAGTTCTGatggctgcacagctctggaaaagtAGATGTTTTACCAACAAATGTAACTAAAAGCAGTAAGGTATTATTTTTCCAAACCCTCTTGATTTTCACTGAATTTGGAATtcatatttagaaataaattcttaaGGTATCCCTTCTACAACATTAGGCTGTCCTCATGACTAAATGATATTTCTACAGTTCTTTTTTAGACAGTAGATATTTCTTAATGTATGTCACTCTTAAGCACCTCTGTACATCTAGATGAAGAATGAAATCTCTATCTTGTTCACTCTAACAAAATGTGAGCTTCCAATGCCTGAATAATTTCTTAGCTGATGAGATCTGACACGTTCCTTAATTTGCTACACAAAGCAGGATGTGAAGAAAACTGATTTAATAATTGTTCATACTTCTCAAAGTTTGATCTACTCAGAAAATACCAAGAGAAGGCTGGAGCACAAGACAATTAACAGTATGCAGCAATCACACATACTGTACATTAACTTGGGGAGGATAAAACAAATATTGTCTTTAAGAGAGCTTCCACTGAAAAATGGAAACTAATACACACCACTGGTAAAGTCCCTTAATTTCTGTGGGGCTTCACATCAGAGGCCCACAGAAACAATTTCAGGCATGGAGAATACTTTGGTTTGTGCCACGTGTTTCTCAGTGGAGGAAAGTTACCTGTAAAAATCTGACTCCAGCAAAGTGAGCTGCCGAGCGATTTCTATGGGATGCAGAGTGAGCAAGTCAAAAGTCTCTGTGTGCCCTGGTTTGCTGATGTGCCACTCAATTGCTGGAGGGGGGCTCTCAAAAGTGATGTTGTGGCTCGGCCCAATGGCTTGTGCCTGCTTTTTCCTGTTGATTATCTTTGTGATGGATTCAACCCACTTCTTCATGGCTTTGCCtggcacacagagaaaattacTATTTAGTTAATACTGTTTTTACTAAGACATCAGTATAATTCAGTAATCAGTAACCCCAAAACCTAATAAATTAAAGCAATCATATATTCTTTAGGATTGGCATTCTCTACACAAATGTAAAGTAttcaaagacagaaagaatTCCTCAACAGCCAATGCTGAGCACAACTTTGCCCAAGCACAAATCAGAACACCCAAATTAGACTCCTGCCCTGATTTaggtgcttttctttcttttttgagtTTACAGTGAGTTTTTGGGAACAAACCTTGTTTTGCCCAAAATGCACTTCTACAAACACCTTGAACTTTCTAGTTTGGGCAAGAGCACGTGATTACCTCAGATAACCTAGAAAGTCAAAATAACAAACAGGGAGAAGCTTCTTCCTGTACTGAATTTGCCATCAAAGCTGAGAATAAAACTGAAAGGCTAAAAGCCTTTTTAGCTCTGCATCATAAGAATTTCATGCACCAGTCCATTGAAAATTTACCAGTAACACCCACTGAATTAGCTGCCTCATTCTCCTGCTTTTTAGTGGCTAAATAACCACTAAGTACTTCTCTGACACAGTCTTTTCCTACAAATTGCTCCCATGTCTGTCTTGGCttcatttaaaaggaaacaggaaaagtCTGTACAATCACAACAGCAAGGTGTCCTACAGTTCTAATATGCACTGTGAAGTAACTGGAAACTCttgtttcaaagaaataatGGTTTCCACCATCCAACTTTACAAAAATTACCCCTGTGTAAAGTTTAAAATGACAATCAAAGCAATTATTCTGTCCTCATCATGACTCAGttcttattatttttcactATTTCAGTCCCTCTACAGCAAAACTCATTTATGTAATTAACATATTTAACATTATGTAAATTTAATTCCAGTCCCTCTACAACAAAACTCAATTTATGTAAATAACAATCATTATTCTGAACAAGAGCCAGATTTTGAATAATAGTGTGTGTGTGGGCTTAATGAAAGTCCATTTCACGCTCTTTATGaagtatttaataataatagtgtttattatttaataaGTATTTAATAATGTCCTGTTTTTCCTGAAAGCAAAAGTGATCGCACTCTGTATCTCTGAAACGGGATGCTTTAGGATAAATGTCAGCACTTAAGGAACTGTAAATACCTCTTACTGTTCCAATGAACTCCTCCAAACGTTTCAGAAGGTCAGCATCTCTTTCAAAGTCATAGAAATGGTGCTCTACCCAGTGTCGACACACATTTAATACTCTGCAAAAGCAAAGAATAAATAAACACTCTAGAGCCCAGTCTATCTTCCCTTTCAAAGCAGCTGCAAGAAAGGCctctggcagcaccaggagccagTGCAGCCAAAAGGTGGCACTTCAGAAGCAATTCAGGGtggctcccagggatgcagcactCACCTTAGCTGCACAGGTTGAATGTACTCTTTCCTAAACCTTTTCAGCTCTGCACTAAGGGGTTGGTCTCCGTTCTCCATGGCAATACGGTCGGCCTCCGTGGGCTCAGGCTCTGGAATTTCAAATCTAGCACAGAAGATGGGTGTAAGCACTAGGCCTCTGTTACACCAGTCTTGGGCACAAGCTTCTGGATATAAACTTGTACATTTTACTGGCAATCCTTGAATTGGACAACTTTTTAAAAGGTGTCTGAAGCGACCAAAACCAACTGGAAAGCCAG from Molothrus ater isolate BHLD 08-10-18 breed brown headed cowbird chromosome 3, BPBGC_Mater_1.1, whole genome shotgun sequence harbors:
- the SOS1 gene encoding son of sevenless homolog 1, which gives rise to MQAQALLYEFFSEENAPKWRGLLVPALKKVQVQVHPKLSSTEDALQYVEELILQLLNMLCQAQPRSFLDVEDRVQKSFPHPIDKWAIADAQSAIEKRKRRNPLSLPVEKIHPLLKEVLGYKIDHQVSVYIVAVLEYISADILKLVGNYVRNIRHYEITKQDIKVAMCADKVLMDMFHQDVEDLSALTLSDEEPSTSGEQTYYDLVKSFMAEVRQYIRELNLIIRVFREPYASNSKLFSSHDVENIFSRISDIHELSVKLLGHIEDTVEMTDEGSPHPLVGSCFEDMAEELAFDPYESYAQDILRPGFHDHFLSQLSKPGAAFYLQSIGEGFKEAVQYVLPRLLLAPVYHCLHYFELLKQLEEKSEDEEDKECLKQAITALLNLQSSMERICSKSLAKRRLSESACRFYTQQMKGKQLAIKKMNEIQKNIDGWEGKDIGQCCNEFIMEGTLTRVGAKHERHIFLFDGLMICCKSNHGQPRLPGASNAEYRLKEKFFMRKVQINDKDDTNEYRHAFEIILKDENSVIFAAKSAEEKNNWMAALISLQYRSTLERMLDVTMLQEEKEEQMRFPNPELYRFAEPDSEENIVFEENMQPKSGIPIIKAGTVVKLIERLTYHMYADPNFVRTFLTTYRSFCRPQELLSLLIERFEIPEPEPTEADRIAMENGDQPLSAELKRFRKEYIQPVQLRVLNVCRHWVEHHFYDFERDADLLKRLEEFIGTVRGKAMKKWVESITKIINRKKQAQAIGPSHNITFESPPPAIEWHISKPGHTETFDLLTLHPIEIARQLTLLESDFYRAVQPSELVGSVWTKEDKEINSPNLLKMIRHTTNLTLWFEKCIVETENLEERVIVVSRIIEILQVFQELNNFNGVLEIVSAMNSAAVYRLDHTFEQIPSRQKKILEEAYELSEDHYKKYLAKLRSINPPCVPFFGIYLTNILKTEEGNPEFLKRHGKDLINFSKRRKVAEITGEIQQYQNQPYCLRVEFDIRRFFENLNPMGNSVETEFTDYLFNKSLEIEPRNVKPPPRFPKKYSYPLKSPGVRPSNPRPGTMRHPTPLQQEPRKISYSRIPESETEATASAPNSPRTPLTPPPASATSSTTDACSVFDSDPSSPFHTRSASVSSINFTKTSDDAPVPPPVPPRRRPESAPAESSPSKITSAHLDNPPAIPPRQPTSKVYSPRYSVPDRTCISDSCVTPANPPELPPREPVRTPDVFSSSPLHLQPPPLGRKSELGNTFFPNSPSPFTPPPPQTPSPHVARRHLPSPPLIPQDVDLPSVAGPPIPPRQSTSQHIPKLPPKTYKREHTHPSMHRDGPPLLENAPSS